One Arvicanthis niloticus isolate mArvNil1 chromosome X, mArvNil1.pat.X, whole genome shotgun sequence genomic window, gcctcctaaatgctaggatgaAAGACATGTGCTACTGCTGCCCAGCTCCctgcatttattttgtgtgtgtgtgtgtgtgtgtgtgtgtgtgtgtgtgtgtgtatgtatgttggtgtGAGAATGCCTTGGCACATTTGTAGAAGTCAAATGACAGTTTGCAGGAGTTGTTTTTCCTCTACTACTATATGGGTTCCAACAATAGAACCCAAGTCAGCAGACTTGGCAGTGAGTGTCTTTACCTAAGCCATCTCACGGGCCCATCTTATCCTATTTTGAAAGGTAAGAAATAGGATATGGATTGACCTAATTATCTGAAGTAATGATGTTTTATTCAAGATACTACTtgtagggcaggagagatggctcagcattacagagcagtggctgttcttccagaggacccaagttcaattcttagcacccacatggaagctgaCAACTGTCTAATCCAGCTCCATGTGATTTGACAcctttacacagacatacacatgcaagcagaacactaatgtacataaaacaaaaataaacaaaccattttAAAAGGTGCTACTTCTATTGTTTTGTCCGTAAGTTGTAAATAATTTTATGCATGATAGACTAACTGctctaaaaagttttttttttttttttttttaagtaagagagggaggttggagagatggctcggtacATATGAGTATTGGCtgctcaattcccaacacccacaggaTGATTCACATTCATATTTAGCTCCAGTCTCAGGGGCTCCAGCACACTCTTCTGGTTTCCACCACGACCAGGCATGTGCATAGAGCATAGTCAttcaaacaaaacacccatgtacataaaacaagcagacaaataaataaataaaatttagtgtaTAAAAGAGAAGCTGGCAAAAAATAGAATTACCTTATGATACAAAATTCCAACTATTGGGTATATATTTTGCACCCCCCCCatgaaaatagtaaataaaagagCCTACCTCTATGTTTGTTGCAGAACTACTCATAATAGTGAAGATATTAAATCAAGCTAAACACCCAGCAATGGCTATATAGATAAAAATGTGATTAAATGCATGCCATGGATTATTATTCAATGATTGAAAAGAATCTTGTCAGTTGTGATAATATGGATGAACCCAGAAATCAGTGTTGTAATTAAAACATGCCAGATATCTAAAGAAAAATACTACCTATTTTCATGTATTTGAGGATCTCTAAAGCAGAATTTATAGAAGTTGAGCATAAAATAATGTTTACCAGAGGCTGAGTAACAAATAGATAGGACAGGGTTGGTCAAGTGGTGCAATGTCACAGTTAGATAGGAGAAATAAACCCTAGTATGTTTGCACAGTAGAGGAACTGCAGGTAACGATAAAGCACTGTGTATTTCAAATAGGTAAAAGAGACGACTTATCTCTTTGATTTATCAAGGGAGACTTCTTTGATAGATGTTTAAAGTGGTGACTGTACTAATTGCCTGTGCTAGGCattgtggcacatacctttaatcttagaACTTTGGAGGCAATGGAGGGCAgatcctgtgagtttgaggtcagccacaggcacatagtaagactctggctcaaaaaaaaaaaaaaaaaaaaaaaaaaaaaaaaaaaagcagaacattTGAGGATTTTTCTTTCCAGATACCCAAACTTGCTAGGAATCTACACCACTTATAAAGTAGGAAGAGATACCTATATCAGTGAAACAAAAATTCCAGTGAAACAGATCTTACCACAAATGATGATTTCATATATGATACATCATCTTTGTAAGTTAGTTGGGAGAATAATGGACTATTTTTGTTAATAATGCTGAGGAGATGTGGGTGAGCACACACAGAAGGATGTGAGTAGCATATCCTTTTCAGACACAAAATGAAAGTGGTCAGTTAGCATATGAAGTGATGGTCAGGACAGTAGATAATAAAGGTGGATTGAGCATGCCCGTAAATCCAGatcaggaagttgaggcagagGAGTCATGAATTTGAGACTACCTTGACATACATAGTAGGAGCTtttctaaaagagaaaatagagcTAGGAGTAGTAGTACAACCTGTACTTCTAACATTTGGagggccaaggcaggaggatagGTGCGTTTGTGGCTAGCTTGGCACGAActagagtgagatcctgtctcaagagaaataaaagaaaacaaatacagggAAATTAGTTACTTGTACTTATAGAAAAACAGTAAATAATAGAATTAGTCCAATTGTCCTCTCAGAATACAAGActtaactcttttttaaaaaattattcacaatgtaaaaaaatctatcaaaagtTCTTAATCTCTCCCctattaatacttttttttttttaaagtgtttatttttatgagaacTGATTGGTATTTTGCccgcatatatgtctgtgtaagggtgtccaatctccaagaactggagttactgacagttataacctgctatgtggttgctggggattgaacccaggtcctcttgaagaagagccaatgctcttaaccattgacccatctctccagccccttatactctttaaactttttttttgtgtgtgtgtctatgtgggagCATgccatgtgtatatacatgcctTAGAGGCCAGAGGCGGGCATTCAGTCTTCTAGAGCTGTGAGCCACATGATGTAGGTGCTGGAgaccaaactcaggacctctgggagagcagtaagtgctcttaactactgagtcatctttctagcccaaTTACAACATTTTTTAAGACCCTTTAATAGCACTGCAAGAAACATCATAGTTGGGTGTGGCAGTATATATCTATGTCATTCTCTAAGGGTATGTTTAACTAAATACCAAAGAATAGAATTACCACAGGAAAGAATTGTAGGCtgttatatttattgtttaataGATTTTGTCCAATTGACCTTCATAAAACGATTGAATTAAAATAGTCATCTCCAACAGAGTATAGGCATTTCCATATTCCCATAAAATAGTCAATAATATTATTGAATTTATAAATTTTGATGTCATAGCTGAAAcacagttgttttgatttgcatgtttttaaaaatcaagcatttttatatatttattggacGTTTGGATCTTTCGTTTCTCCTCTGTGAATAAATCTGTTTATATCtttggcactttttttttcctattcgaTATTTTATTAATACTATGTATGGATAGTTAAATTACAACCAGTTCTCTGGTATCCAAAGCGTATGCTTCTTTCAAAAGATGAACccagatttaaatttttatgttaatcGATGACTTATTTTCTTTGGTAGAGAATGTACATTTTGAATTCTGAAAATCCATTAGTGTTTTCAAGCATTGTGGGTTTCCTGGCTCACCTCCTGAAAGGACCTCCTTCACACAGGGCCCCTCACCAGGGAGGGCCTCAAGCTGGGGTGTCATATTTCAGCATTCTAAGAAGGAGGCTGCCTGGACAGTTTATATTTGGAGTATGATTCCCCAGTGGAAACAGGTGGGTGCCCGGGGACTCTTCTGCATATTTTTGTTCCTGAGTTCCGGGTTTTGTGAGGTTGTTGCACTAAAGTTATTAAGGAAGACAGGGAGTAAAAAGGCGTTTCTTCGGGGACTGTTTGGAATCCTAGACCCTGTTCTTCCATTTCTAAGGGGGAAAGATCACTGATGGCCATGCTGTTCCAACATGCCCCATTGCTGCTGAAAAATGCTCAATGCTTGCCACTGACAGGGTGACAGACAGAACAGCAATGGCAGAACCTGGGGAGACATCACCCATGCCATGATAGGATGTAAATCCCACCTGTTAAGCTTCCTCTCTTTCTATGTGGTAGCAGTTGCTCCTTTTGTGGGTGTGGTGAGATTGATGTAAAAGTCCAAcgaaccaaccaagcaaccacaTCATTAGATACTAACCTTTGAAGTCACTAGTTTGTAAAGTACTGGGTTCATCTTGGTTTGGTCTTCGTTAAAGTATCCAGAGTCTCCTGTGAAGAAGGACTCAGGCACCTGGTAGGCAAAGGTAAGTACAACCAAAACCTCAAAGGCTTTCAATTATTTCAGTAAAGCTATCAAGTTTTCAAATCTGAACCTTTTTCCAAAGATTACCTTGTCGACTGCATTAAAAAAACGGGCTGGCTTTGTTtaggaaaaaatgtatttaaaatgtcaGCAATTACATCTGTTTTCAGTGCTCAAGAGCAGTTTATAGTAGATagaaaacgtttttttttttaagtgtcatgaaattgtgtaaatgaatgagtctttaaaatttttacaacCTGGGTATTTTCATGGCGAATGAAAATGTCTTTACTGCATTTCCCCCTTACTGGGGGCGAAAATGATGTCAACAGAAAAGGGAATACAGACAAAGAACGTGAAGGCTTTGATTGCGTGGTTTTCCTTTCTCTAGCCGATTTGATGGTGGAGTTGTTGCTAAGGGAAGGCAGGTTGTATAGAGAGCCAGTGGGGAGGGTTAGTATTGTAGcctaagaggaaaagaaaggattcttcaaagatgaagaaaaggctACAGGCGAGgcctgggagtgggtgggggtacagACCCTTCCTAGTAACCAGGGACCGGTAAACTCCAACCGCTAGATGGTGATGACACTTGTGGGCGCTCAGATTGGAGAGCGCAGAGATGAGTGACAGGGCGGGGCGCGCTGGGGCTTTGCGCACGGACGCGAGGAGGGGGTTGCCTTAGCGTTCAGAAGGGGGTCCTGTTGACTGCCTTCCGACCAGTGGGGGGGTTGTGAGGAGGAGGGCGAGCGATGACGCGGGTCCCTCACGTGACCCGGAGCTGCAGAGCGACGCAGCCTTGGGTGCAGTCGTCACTCTCGTCTGGCCACCAACTCCCCGCTTCCCTGCGCGCGGCGGGCTGGCATCGGGCCCTGGGCGAGCAGAGCAGGTAAGGGTCTCCGGGCGGCTACGCCGCGGCCCTGCTAGCCGCAGCCTCTTGATCCCGCAGCGCAATGGAGATGGATTGGGGAGGGGGATGTCCATGCTGGATCAAGTTCAAGAAGCCTTCCCCTCTGATTCTCCCGCGTCCCCCAGCCCCTAGCTGAATCTGTGCTGGGGAACCCTGTGCTTTGACAGGGCCGCCGGTAGGGAGAGTCTCTAGAGGGAAATACAGAGGGAAATGTCCATCCTCTTTAATTAACTCCATCAATGGGCGTCCGCACATGTCCGCGGGCTTCCTGCTCCTTTCAGAGGAGGGACGCGCGCCACCGTGGCATTTGCTGAGAAAATGGTGGGCCTTAGTGCCTGGACGGCGGGCTCCGTAGGGGTGGTGTctcagaagaaggggagggaccTTTGACAACCGGATTCCATAAAGGAGAGTGTTGGGATGTGTGGCCTTGGTGCTGGCAGAAGCACTCAgtgcctttcctctctccttttggaCAATAGTTCGGTGTGGCTCTATTTGTGGTGAGGCGAGGGAAAAAACGGAGACAGACAAGAGAACTGCACAGGATCTATGGAGGTTAATGTGAGTATCAGTATAGAACCGTTGAAGTTCTGTATGGATTCTATGCAGCCACGTAGGCACtgttatatttgtatgtgtatatgtatatatatatttgcgtatgtatattatatatatttgtatatattgtatttatatataattaggATGTGGGGTGGGGCTAACCTAGGAACTTTACCTAAGCTTTGTTTCCTTACCAGGCTTCAGACTTTTTACTTAAATTCTATGGTgaacatcaacaaaaacaaaattttattacaGATTATTTTGATTTATGTCAGATGATattgaaaaatgcaaattattgTGTAAAAAATGATACTATTGTTTGATATAGCCTTTGGGGGATGGGATAATGATTTTGCAGAAGCGAAAGCCCTCCTCCATACCTTGTATCTTGTGCTGAGACTCCTAGAGATGGCTTTCAGGGGAAGCAGATGGCAGGCTCTGATTGAAGAATCATGGGATCTGGGCCTCCATCTCTTCCGCCATCCTCCAGTTTCCAGACAGTCATGTCTACCTGGCCATCTTAATAAAGGAAATGGTGGACGCCATGCCTGGAAGAGAGGCTGAGACTAGAATCCTACAGgtggtttaaaaataaattttctccttttctccctttttactTTTCCTCTCCCCCCCTCTGTTTTATCCATTTCATTGTAGGTGAAGCCCTAGGTTATGACTGTGTCTCTTAATCTTGAAAGGCAGGGCCGAGGAACACAGACGTTTGGTGCTAGGCTATCATAAGCACTCAGCACTcaccctctcccttttctttgtcTGTTCCCAGGGCTTCTCATGTTTGAAGTAGGGCTTTTTTCCCCTGGAAgcaagggaaagagagggagactgTTTTGAAACTGTGGAGGTTGGTATGAAGGTGGGTAGTGGCTGGGGATGACAAAAGAGGGTGGGTTGAGCTTGAAAGGACTCCAGTGGATGGCACTTCTGCCTTGTCTATGCACGGCTGATGTGCACAATGATGCCGTACAACCTGTCAGTTTCAGTGCAGGAAACAGTGGGAAGAGTTGAGGGAGGGTGGACTGGGCTGTGACAAAGAAGGTTTGAGATGGGATCATAAGATAGGGATACAGTGTTAAAATAGATCAGGACTCTGGCAATGCAAACATTGGAACCAAGAATTGCAGTGTTTGTCTGTTCTACTAAGGGCACAGTCCCCAttatcttctgtttctctatgtgCCTATAGATCCTCCTGCATGTATGCTTAAGAGTCTGAGATTCttggaagcaaggaagcaaagaGGAAATTATCTCTGATCAAAATAACTGGTAAGAGGGAGGGAACTGTCTGGTATGTCTCTAATGAGGGTTAGTGGAGACCAGTGTGCCCATAAGGGACAGTTAGGAGGAGCTTTTTAATCTCTTttacagccattttttttttcctcaccatTCGTGATATTTACCCTAAACCTTTACCTTGATTCTGGTATGTGGAAAAGAGTGTTATAGCACCTAAGGAAATTCGATGAATTGAGAGAATAAATTGCTGATAATATGACTGCTCCATCAAGAATGaactcctctctgtctccccctttgTCTGCATTTCTCTAGGTCTAAAGGTCTCATGACTCTAGATACTTTAAGAGTGCTTCTCCAAGCAAAAGAAGGACAAAAGTGGGACCTTCATTCATTCCAGGTTCGTATGAATGGGGACCTGTGATAATGGTAACCATAGGAGATCCCTTACAAATCTAGTTCTGAGAGTTTCTGTTCCTCTTCCATTTGTTATCAGCCCTCCTGCCATCCTTGACACAATTCATTTGGCATATGAAAATAGCTGGGCATCGGGGAGGATAGCAAGAAATAAAATGAGGGGTGAAAATTTACCAATCATCCTCTTCTAACAAGCTCATCGTTCCTACCCTTTCCGGTTCCTGTTTGTATCTATTTGAATAATGCCGGAGAGTTAGAAGAGACGGTTAAATTCATTTCCTTCTTCCACTTCTAGGTCTACTTCCAGGGGCAGCTCTGCTGGCCTTTAAGTGGTTAAACACCATTGCCCAGACACACCATCCTCTTTCCTAGCCCAAGTGAGCCCTCCTATATATTGTCCGTGCCTTCAGCAGGGGTGATTACATGGGCCGTGTTCAGGATGTGGGCTGGGCGACTGCAGGACTGGTGATCTGGGCTGGTACCTGCTACTGCATTTACAGATTAACCAAGGGAAGAACTCAGAGTGTGAGCGGACTTGCCAGAAATGGGTCCAGAATCGAGACGGAGACTGTGGTTGGGGAACAGAACCAGACCTTGGCCACAAGTGAAGCCATGGCTGGAAGAGAGGCTGAGACTAGAGTCAAGACTGAACCAGAaactggagaaggaggtgagccTGTGGCTGAAGTAGACTCCAAGGACCCTGTTCTAGTTAGACCCAGTGGCAACTGTCAGGCCAAGACAATGCTTGAGGAAGAGATAGAGACCCAATCTGAGTCCAGTTCATTGGTGGAAACTGTGGTCATGACAGAGGCAGTGACTTTGACTGAATCCACATCCCACGCCAAGGAAGTAACCATGAAAGAGGCAGTTACGCAAACTGATGCTGAGACTGAGGCAGTAGGCAAGAAAGAGGCAGTGACTCAGACCAAAGCTAAAGCTTGGGCAATGGCTGGCAGGGCAGAGGTCAAGAAAGAAGCAATGACCCAGACCAAAGCAGAAGCTCGTACATTGgctgaaaaagagacagaaattaaCAGAGTAACAGTGACACAGAGTGAGGTCTTGGCAGTGACGAAGGAAGTAGTCAAGATTGGAACCATGAATGAGGCTGGAATTGTGGCTGAAGCCACGATAAAACCACTGGAAGAGACTGTGAGTGTGACTAGAACTCAATCTGAGGATAGGCTTGATGCCACAGTTGATACTAAGGAGAATCCTAATGATATGTCTGTCATAGTGACTGGAGTGGACATGAAGTCCTATGCACAGTCTCAGGCTGTGGCCATAATCCAAAATGATGATGTGGCTGGTGCTGAGGCTGACAACAAGGAGGATCTCAAAAACATGTCGAAGGCAGGGTCTGGGGTAGATACGAAGGCTTCTGGTCAGCCTCATATTGCTGCCAACATTCTGACTGAAGCTGTGCCAGGGGCAAAGAATGATGCTTGGGACCATGCAAATGACGTTTGTGAAAGAGAGGCAGATATAAGAACTTGTATAATACAACCTGAGACTGTGGCCAAGATAGAGACTGAGGCAACGTCTGGTGCCATGACGGATGGTGGGAAAGATGTCAATGTTAAGGCAATGACTGATGCTGATGTAACGGATACCCAGCCTCAAGCTGTAACCAGTGATCAGACTGAAGCCATGCCCGATGCCAAGGTTAAGGGTAAAGGTAATAATGCCAGTGCGGTGGCTAAAGCAGGGGCCAAGGCAAACACCAAAACCAATTTGCAGGCTGATGCCTTGCCTGATACTGGGGATAAAAACAGAAGTGATAACCATGTCACGGCTAAGGCAGAGGCTGGTATAGACATGGTTTCCAGTACCCAGACTGAGCCTGTGGCCAATGTCCAGGGTGATGACTTGCCAGATGGTAAAATCAAGGCTAAGGACAATGCCAATACCATATGTAAGGAAGGAGCTCAGGCTACGGCCCAGAGCCAAGGTGAAGCCTTACCTAATACTAAAGGTAAGGCTAGAGGTAAAGCTAAAGCCAAGTGTAAGGCAGCGGCTGGGACAGACACGAAAACGTGTGCACAGCCTCAGGCTGGGACCAAAACCCAAGCTGAGGCCTTGTCTGATTCCAAGGTTGATAGCAAAGGGGATTCTAATGCCGTTTCTAAAGCAGGGGCAAAGGCAGACCAGAAAGCTTGTGGTCAGCCACAGCCTGTGGTCAATTGCCAGAATGAGGCCTTGCCTGGTACTAAGAATAAGGTCAAGGGCAATCCGAATCCTATGCCTAAGACAGAGGCTGCGACAGCTACAACAAGCTCTGCCCAGACTCATGTGACCAGTTCCCAGGGTGAGACGGCACCTGGAGCCAAGAATAAGGCCAAGGGTAATCGGAATTCTGTGCCTAAAGCAGGAGCTGGGCCAGATACAACGGGTTCTGCCCAGTCCCAGACTGTAGCCAATTCCCACAGTGAGGCCTTACCTGGTGCCAAGAACAAAGTTAAGAGCAATCCCAATGTGCCTAAGGCAGAGGCTGGGGTGGGTGCCTCTCCCCAGTCTGTGGCCGTTTCCCAGGGTATTGCCTTGACTGGGACCAAGACTAAGGTCAAGGGCAATTCTAGTGCTGTGTCTAAACCAGATGCTGGGGCAGGTACGGTGGGCTCTGCCCATGCCAAGACTGTGGCAAATTCACAGGGTGAGACCTTACCCGGTTCCAAGAATAAGGTCAAGGGTAATTCCAATGTTGTACCTAAGGCAGAAGCTGGGGCAGGTACAACAGATTCTAGTCAGCCACAGGCTGAGGCCTTGCTTGGTGCCAGAAATAAGGTCAAGGGTAATTCCAATTCTGTGCCTAAGGCAGAGTCTGGGGCAAGTACAATACTGGCTTTGGCTTCTTCCCAGGCTGAGGCCTTGCTTGGTGCCAGAAATAAGGTCAGGGGCAGTTCCAACGCTGCGCCTAAGGCAGAGGCTGGGGTGGGTGCAAGGGGGTCTGCTCAGCCCCAGGCTGTGGTCAGTTCTCAGAATGAAGCCTTGCTTGGTGCCAGGAATAAGATCAGGTCCAATGCTGGTACTAAATCAGGAGCAAGAACAGGTACAAGGAGCTCTGCTCAGCCCCAGGCTGTGGTCAGTTCTCAGAATGAAGGTCTATCCAGTTCACAGGTAGAAGCCGCTGCAGACAGTAGGGTCTATGCAAAGCCTATGGTAGGGACGGTACCCACTACTGAAATGGTGACTGTGGCAGGTGCTCAGCCTAACGTTCATGATTATTACTGGAATGGCATTGGTGTTGAGGACTGGATTGCTGCTGAGCGGTGGATCAAATTTAGGTTTCAGACTATAGATGGAGACTGGGAGAATAGTGTATCCTGGACTGAAGAGGAGAGTGGAGCCGGTATGGGGACCTGGAGTGGGGCAGCTAATGACAAGGCTGGCATTGTTAGCTCCTGGGCTGTGGCTTGTGATGAAAATAGCATTAAGTCCTGGACTGGGGCTAGGACTGAGAATGAGGTTGCTCTTGGGTCTTGGGTAGGTACTGCTGACCAGGCCAGTGGAGGACTCTGGGCAACAGCTCAGACTAGTGATGGGACCTGGGTTGGAGACAAGGCCGCTGCAGGTACCTGGACTGGGGCAGAGAACCAGATCAGTGCAGGTTCTTGGGTTGTCTCTGGAAACCAGGCCATTGCCGGGCCTTGGGCTGTGAGTCAGGTCACTGATGGGTCATGGCCTGCAGTCCAGGCCAGTGGAGTGTCCTGGGTTGTGGACCAGGCTACTGGGACCTGGACTGTGGCTGAGAACCAGACTGGTGCAGTGTCTTGGGCTGGACCTGGCAATATAGTTAGTATTGGATACTGGACTGGGGCTGTAGATCAGACTGGTGCAGTGCCCTGGACAGGGACTACTGATCAGGTTGTTGGTGATCCTAAGGCCAGTGAAAAGGGGTCTTGGGTTGTAGCTGGTGTCCAAACTAGTGGAGAGTCCAGGTTGGGATCTGAGGATCAGTCCAGTGGAAGGTCTTGGACTGAGACTGTAGACCCAGCCAGTGCAGCATCCAGGCTTGGAACTGTAGATCCAGCTGGTGGTACATCCTGGGCTGGAACCGGGGACCAGGCTGGTGGAGGATCTACGTCAGGGTCTGTAGACCAGTCCAGTAGTGTATCATGGGCTGGCACTAGGAATCTGGCTGGGGAAAGATCTTGGACTGGGACTGGTGATCAGTCGAATGGTGCAGCCAAACCTGGTTTTGAGAATCAGACCAGTAATGAAGGGTCTTGGGCTGGCACTGTTGGCCAGCCTAGTGGAGGTTCCAAGTCAGTGTCTGAGGATCAGTCTGCTGGAAGATCTTGGGCAGGTTCTGGAGACCAACTCAGTGGAGGGTTCTTGGTTGGGCCTTTAGACCAGGCCAATGGAGAGTCTCAGCCTGTCTCTGGACAACTGGCTGTTAGTGGAGTAGATCAGGCTAGTGGAGGAGGATGCTGGACTGGTTCTGGGGACCAGACTGGTGGAGAATCTAGGCTGGGTCCCAGGGACCAGTCGAATGGAGAGGTTTGGCCTGGCACTGGAGATCAGACCAGTGGATGGTACTGTACTTACACTGGGACTCAGGCTATTGGAGGAGCCCCTTGGGTTGGGGTCAGTGGTCAGGATGTTGGAGGGTCAAAGCCAGTGCACATGAACCAGTCTAGTGGTGGTACCTGGCTTGGCACTGGGACTCAGGTCAGTGCAGTGTCCTGGACTGGTGATCAAGTTAGTGGTTGT contains:
- the Armcx4 gene encoding armadillo repeat-containing X-linked protein 4, giving the protein MGRVQDVGWATAGLVIWAGTCYCIYRLTKGRTQSVSGLARNGSRIETETVVGEQNQTLATSEAMAGREAETRVKTEPETGEGGEPVAEVDSKDPVLVRPSGNCQAKTMLEEEIETQSESSSLVETVVMTEAVTLTESTSHAKEVTMKEAVTQTDAETEAVGKKEAVTQTKAKAWAMAGRAEVKKEAMTQTKAEARTLAEKETEINRVTVTQSEVLAVTKEVVKIGTMNEAGIVAEATIKPLEETVSVTRTQSEDRLDATVDTKENPNDMSVIVTGVDMKSYAQSQAVAIIQNDDVAGAEADNKEDLKNMSKAGSGVDTKASGQPHIAANILTEAVPGAKNDAWDHANDVCEREADIRTCIIQPETVAKIETEATSGAMTDGGKDVNVKAMTDADVTDTQPQAVTSDQTEAMPDAKVKGKGNNASAVAKAGAKANTKTNLQADALPDTGDKNRSDNHVTAKAEAGIDMVSSTQTEPVANVQGDDLPDGKIKAKDNANTICKEGAQATAQSQGEALPNTKGKARGKAKAKCKAAAGTDTKTCAQPQAGTKTQAEALSDSKVDSKGDSNAVSKAGAKADQKACGQPQPVVNCQNEALPGTKNKVKGNPNPMPKTEAATATTSSAQTHVTSSQGETAPGAKNKAKGNRNSVPKAGAGPDTTGSAQSQTVANSHSEALPGAKNKVKSNPNVPKAEAGVGASPQSVAVSQGIALTGTKTKVKGNSSAVSKPDAGAGTVGSAHAKTVANSQGETLPGSKNKVKGNSNVVPKAEAGAGTTDSSQPQAEALLGARNKVKGNSNSVPKAESGASTILALASSQAEALLGARNKVRGSSNAAPKAEAGVGARGSAQPQAVVSSQNEALLGARNKIRSNAGTKSGARTGTRSSAQPQAVVSSQNEGLSSSQVEAAADSRVYAKPMVGTVPTTEMVTVAGAQPNVHDYYWNGIGVEDWIAAERWIKFRFQTIDGDWENSVSWTEEESGAGMGTWSGAANDKAGIVSSWAVACDENSIKSWTGARTENEVALGSWVGTADQASGGLWATAQTSDGTWVGDKAAAGTWTGAENQISAGSWVVSGNQAIAGPWAVSQVTDGSWPAVQASGVSWVVDQATGTWTVAENQTGAVSWAGPGNIVSIGYWTGAVDQTGAVPWTGTTDQVVGDPKASEKGSWVVAGVQTSGESRLGSEDQSSGRSWTETVDPASAASRLGTVDPAGGTSWAGTGDQAGGGSTSGSVDQSSSVSWAGTRNLAGERSWTGTGDQSNGAAKPGFENQTSNEGSWAGTVGQPSGGSKSVSEDQSAGRSWAGSGDQLSGGFLVGPLDQANGESQPVSGQLAVSGVDQASGGGCWTGSGDQTGGESRLGPRDQSNGEVWPGTGDQTSGWYCTYTGTQAIGGAPWVGVSGQDVGGSKPVHMNQSSGGTWLGTGTQVSAVSWTGDQVSGCSKPGFEDQAIGGGFWAGAGDQTTAGSRPAVSEDQSSGGVSWGAAAGHVIGGSGTCPTDQSSGGSWPGMGSQVSGGSWIGPVDQTSTKSGFEDQTCGGSSWAGTGDQTSGESWPGSRASNEASGGSRLESQDQASGGSWIRSEDQASGRFLVSAEVEANEGFWFGPGSEAFIGSWCWTEEATVLPVAGMKDEASTESTSGTREETIVSSGLGDEKKASTESWTRSEEAGLTGAGAGAGAGAGAGAGAGAGAGAGAGAGAGAGAGAGAGAGAGAEAQAVAETSMGFWFWDGDGATKGSRLGTEAEAGVGAGAQAGAEAVAGTSMEFWSWDGDEAAKGSRLGAGAEPGAGVGAEAGAETSLGFWFWNEDSTTKGSGLGAEAGTGLGSWTFSTNVNDGEDDEEDELSRESSPGIEEISLRTLFGAESEDSNDLRSTNEKDVNSESGTGDKADDTKDQFNAAKGVDIRSWFYTGNENRCEDESSSQVKAKKPMVPGAGMGVWDGTIVCSESKLLHKTSFPGEDGFRRQGNTGVKVHSCNCRCKRTINLDPQDLERLICMIEMTEDPSVHEIATNALYNSADYPYPQEIDRNIGGISVIQSLLSNPYPNVRQKALNALNNISVAAENHRKVKTYLSQVCEDTVTYPLNSNVQVAGLRLIKHLTITSEYQHMVTNYISEFLRLLALGSGETKDHVLGMLVNFSKNPSMTRDLLIANAPTALINIFSKKETKENILNALLLFENINRHFKKRGKTYPQDRFSKTSLYFLFQRPKACAKKLRALAADCSDPEVKERVEVLINKL